The nucleotide window GGCAAACTTCTCCGGAGAGTTCTCCCTCTCGGACATGTCCCACTCGAACTGGTCCACCAGAGAGATGTTGCCTACATGGATGTTCAGCTGTAAGGCAAAGAAGATGTGTCAGTCGGCATTGGGAGCGTTGGTCTGGGAACACTGTGGGATGAGACCATTAAAACCATCAGTGTGATCttctggcagagtggagcagcacCTTGATGATGACCCTCTGGTCCGACTGCTCCTCCAGGATGCTGTCGGTCGGGTAAGACTCAATCTGCTGTCGGATGGCAGAGGCGATGGCAGGGACGAAGGCCAGCGGGTTGAGGTCCAGGTCATCGCACAGGATCTCAGCAAACATCTCGGGCGTCATGAGCTTCTCTGAAATGTTCAAAAGCATCGAAAATAAACAGGGCGCGTCTCTTTTGAGGCACGAAAAACTTCTGAGTTCAGAGAAAGTGATGTCCTTACCGTTCATGTTCCAGGTGAAAGCATCTCTGAGCTTCTGGCCCTCGATCTCCATGTCCAGGCGGATCGGAACCAGGACCTCGGACTGAGTGGCGTTCTCGTGGATCACAGCTGGGTCATGGTCGTCAAAGCTGGTCAAGAAAGACAGAGGACAACAAGTTACAACAAGTACGCCAAGTGTCGGAGGTTACACACCATTGTCCAAGCTGTGAGGAATTGAACATGCGTCTAATATAGTAGGGACCTTCGTGGCTCCAGCAGCCTGAGCTGGTTCCTGTCACTCACCACAGTGGGAAGGTCCTCTTCTTGTCGCGGCCCAGTCGGCTGCGGTTGATGGTGGTGGAGCAGGGCACGGCGTCCAGGTGGTGAGAGCTGTTGGGCAGCGTGGGAACCCACTGACTGTTCCTCTTCGCCTTCTGTTCCCtggggacacaaacacatgaggatGCATTTAACTCTGTCCACTTCAAACTGACccaacatgaaaacatgaaactcTAACACCTCAGATTAATAACACAGATATTAATGCAAGACCTAGGATGTCCACAGTTTCCTTTACCTTCACATTGTTGACCAGATTGAATTTCAGATACCAGCTGATTCTTTACAAACCTCCATATAAAGCCTTTACAGGTTCAGAGAGTTAGTAGACATTTAACTCTGTAAAACTAAATCTAACCACTCTGTAGTGAAAGCTACGTTTCATTTAAATAACCGATCAACAGTTACTTTAGAGACAAATTGAGATGTTACCTGAGGTAGGCCGGGGGCTCCGTGCTGATGGAAATGGCTTTGTACTTCTCATCGTTGCCTTCGAGGATCTCCTCGACCTCGGAGGCCTTCAGCAGAGTCACGCTGGTCGCCAGCTGAGTGTAACCATGATCTGAATGAAGAGAGAGACGAGTCAGAGAAAACAGCCTCTGCCTGGTGGGAGGGCTCAGACACAGGATTTCAAACTTCCATAATGAaagattatttttaacattCTCTGACAAAAGAACCCTGTGATAAAGGAGGACGTTTATAATGGTGGAGATTTAAAGCTGGACACAACCCCCGCTCCACTGACCGTGAGACGACTCCACTATTTTCTTCCGTTCTTCTACCGATGCCAGTTTCCTCCATAACGACGGATATCTTTTATACAGGGATCCTCTGAACATGCGGAGGTAGTTTCCCAcctgaggacaaacacagacacaaagatgaTTCGTTGAAGCAGATCATTTAAAGCTCATCAGGGGATGTGAGAGGAGAATCATGAAGTTGGTCCCTGAACCACAACAACTCCAGATATACAAGGTTATAACGAACTGTCATGATTTGGAACACGGAGGAACAGTCATTGTCTACCCCCaaacctcaaggatgtgttcaattaataaattaacacattatctcatattatactgtattacattgcatattgcaatcggacaccaattactgttttgcattttactttttacttcactttttatatcttttatctttcatatatttgtattcagaaatgtttatgtcaaaataaatgctactttgtataaatattggaaaaaagtgagtaaataagaagtaaacagtgagtaaatatatactggtttttattttttattgcttttcctatgtatgttgtatttattgcgttttatgtttctatgttcattgtatgcaccaaattccttgtaggtgtaaacctacttggcaataaatacttctgattctgattctaattAGTAAAGTGGTCGATGAATTTCTCAGCGGTTAAAACGCGCGTGAGTCTCGGATCGGACAGCAGCTTGTGTTGTGATCCGCGCTGTGCAGACGCCGTTAGCAGCTGAGCTAGgtgatgctaagctaagctaggctaGGCTAGGCTTGAGAAACCCGGGGGGACGTGCGAGGAGAGGAAGAACCCCCGGTGGGTTAAACCTGGATTCCGTTGAACGATCCTTTAGTTTAACGCATGTTTCCGCCTCTGGATTCACACACGAGCCAAACGATCCAGcgaatagaaaaacaaatgaataagtGTTCGTGCGTCTCTGTTAGCATCGTCGGCTAACTGCTAGCGGAGCGACAAACTGGGCGAGAGAACCCACGAATCTCCACTCGGACGATCCAGTCGGTGAAATGGCGGGTTTCTAAACAAGTGACCAACCTCCGATCCGATCATGAAGAagtctccatcctcctccagctggaaCTTCACCGGTTTCTGTCCGAACGTCTTGCTGAGCGCCATGTTGACACCAAACAACAAAGATCTGTGCCACTGCGCAGGCGCGGCCCGGCGCGCGGAGATGACGTCAGAGCAGCGACACGACTAGGCTCATTatcagttgtatttattttacttataaaaaattattaaatacctttttatgAGAtcttgtaataataataataaatttatatttatataataataatgaattgatATCATTTTacttaaatattatttaaaatataggaGTTTTATTTGTAGTTGAGTATTTTTAGGGGTATTTGTACATTTACAGTTCATTTTTTATCTCTTCTTAGCTGTACGTGTTCTCTTCATtaatatacaaaattaaaaatgtagtTTCCTTCACCTCATCTTTTGTCTGTGAATGTTTGTCCTGTCTCATGTCCAattgaaatcaataaaaaaaaattcacgaAAATGGCAGCAGAGTCAGATTATCACAgcggggaaaaaaagaaagaagaaagaactctcttttttactttcagAAACTTAATGTTTATTCGTATATACATGAATATATTAATCTATAACCAAGAAAGGAGAGAATgtacaatgcaaaaaaaaaaaaaaactctatatacaaatcaataaataaacaaagagatACTTAAggacaggtttgtttttttctccacaggTTTAGTTTTCTTGGGAAAGTTAGGAAACGAAAATGAAAGAAGAGACTGCAGTTAGAAAAAGTTCAAAACTCTTTtgttaaaatggaaaatggcACCCGAGCACAGTCCAGGGGAACAAAAcccaaaaagagaaataaagtcAGACACACCACGCAGGCTGGTTtccacttcttttcttttttttatcatcttctTGTAAACgcagcttttttttgtttcaatttttttttgttcaaactCGCACAGAATCAGGTCAAATCACAAAAGGTACGTCATGTCAACACGAGACGacacacagcccccccacccccaccccccctggtTAGCATCGGTTTATCAGGGGGAAGTTTTTGTTCCAAACAAacatgccaaaaaaaaaaaaaagatctgatgCTGGCTCCAAGTTACGTTGGAGAAACTGGTCAGGCCCGATTTCCCCATTATTATCAACAGATCTCATGTAAAGTCAAACCAACAGAtattatatttagaaatatgtgtgtgtgtgtgtgtctccattgTTCCCAGTGACAATTCAAAAGACGTCAGCGAGCTACACTGTGTCACATGGTCACAGGGTCCttcatcaccacacacacacagttttgttGCCCCAAATATTCGCTGGCACGGACCATTTACGGGACAATaacccccccccatctctgctGTGTACGAAAGGGGAAACTGAAAgactcttttgtgtgttttttattatttgcttttGTCTTTGCTGTCGTTCTGAAAGTCTTTAGAGAAATGTTGTGTCCCTCTTCTGTcgctttgtgtgtctttgtgtttatctgtaCTCGTTTTGCGTCACTTCACACAGGGACTCTGGTCCGGGCGCCTCTTTAACCCCTGAACACATAGAGACCCACTACCCCCCCAACCTGTAAAGCCTAATTCATTTgatctgttttccttttcaaaatgATGTGACAATCTTCTATTTCTATATGCAAACGCTATATAaatcaagtttattattatagttGTTATTACTAAAAGACCAAATGTGGGTTTATCTGCCACTGAAAGTAGTCCCTGACAAATTAACACTTTCCCTCTGATTCCCATTATGTCCAGTTGTTTAGAAAAAGAGCGTTTGTGTGGAGACGCATTTTTGGAATTAGTTGACAGTGGACAGACACCGTTTCAACTCATCATGTAGAAAAGTATGAATATTCTCCGATAGTCtacagtgagaggaggagctCTTAAAAACCGGACTGCAAATGTCTGAATAGATCCAGAGGGAAGTAATCGAAgataaagttttgtttttttttatccctgaAACATCCACCAAAAGAAGCAGAACTGTCTCGAGCACCATTTTAGAGGAAATATGCAACATCCCAGAGGTTTTACAGTTTGGATCAAGTCTTTCTCGATCccctgcagtgtttgtttggaATAAAAACTGCTTCATGGATGAAGACGCCACCGACATGAGGAGTTCATGAATGTGACGGCTTCACCTTCAGCTCCTGACAAACATCTCTGCTTCACGTTTATCTGGACGCCTCTAATCCTCCACAAGGGAAACGTGACCCGGTTACATTGTTCATAGTGTTCAAACCccttttcttagttttttttccagcgaggagaaagaaaaaaaaagcaacaacagttaaacattcagacttttttttttccactgtgaAAGGCAGAAGACTCGTCAGTTAAatccaccttctctctctctccttgttatTTTTGGCACATGAAGAGCCGAGCCTGTCACGACGTTCACCACGACACCGTTAACCGGGAGAATGAGATGGAGTTCTTTTTGTTCACAGTGCTCGACGTGACGCGCCAATCAACAGGCGGAGtgaaagggtcaaaggtcacagtgttCAACAGCGAAGGATTTCACCGACAACATCCACAGTGACAGAGATGTGCCTCCCGCCGCCGCTCACCACCATATTGCTTCCGCagggtttttttggggggggggggggggggcttcattcGTTTGATGACTTATGAACTTCATgaaggcaaaacaaaaaaaaaaactagagaaagaaaaaggcagaATGTGGCGCCGGTGGAATCCGGGCAGAGTTGAGTGTTTTGTCTGAGTTGCTGTGGAATGAAAAAAGTCACCAGGAAAAATCCAacctttgttttggtttttcttgTGTGAACCCACTTTCCCTTAATTTCTAAGAATTCTGTGAGATGTGAAAATGTTGCTGTTGATTTAATATGAATTGACATGATTATCATGGAGTTGGAGTCTGAATACAAACATGAACTCACATGGTTCCTCCTCACATCCATTATATTAAACCTCAGTTACTTTTCAATCCAAGAAGAAGTGAGTCTTTGAAATTCTTCTTTATTTCAACAAACTTTCATCAAGGACACGATCCTGGTTCAATTAGAGTTTTACTTTAATTTTGTGTAACTTCTTCTGTTTATCCTTCACCGCTCATTATAATTTAGATTTGTACTTTGTTTCTCTTGGCCGCGTGAAAAGTGCTCAACGAATAAACATGATTATTACGTTATCATTATAAAACCgacaaagtgtgtttgtgcggaGCTGAACAGCCAATAAGAGGAGTTGGGGTTTAGTTTATCATATTAAAAAACAGATCTTTTCCTAAATGACTGTTGTGTGCGAGCAGATAAAATCCAGAAAAGAAgtcccaacaacaacaatgattcACGAGAA belongs to Platichthys flesus chromosome 3, fPlaFle2.1, whole genome shotgun sequence and includes:
- the smarcb1a gene encoding SWI/SNF-related matrix-associated actin-dependent regulator of chromatin subfamily B member 1-A, giving the protein MALSKTFGQKPVKFQLEEDGDFFMIGSEVGNYLRMFRGSLYKRYPSLWRKLASVEERKKIVESSHDHGYTQLATSVTLLKASEVEEILEGNDEKYKAISISTEPPAYLREQKAKRNSQWVPTLPNSSHHLDAVPCSTTINRSRLGRDKKRTFPLCFDDHDPAVIHENATQSEVLVPIRLDMEIEGQKLRDAFTWNMNEKLMTPEMFAEILCDDLDLNPLAFVPAIASAIRQQIESYPTDSILEEQSDQRVIIKLNIHVGNISLVDQFEWDMSERENSPEKFALKLCSELGLGGEFVTTIAYSIRGQLSWHQRTYAFSENPLPTVEIAIRNTGDADQWCPLLETLTDAEMEKKIRDQDRNTRRMRRLANTAPAW